A genomic segment from Candidatus Brocadia sinica JPN1 encodes:
- a CDS encoding P-II family nitrogen regulator: MKPVSKVEIIIDSLEVEHVVKFLDEIGVSGYSIINDVVGKGHRGVRSGYEFAELFKNSYIMVVCEEKEMHKIVEAIRPIIKKFGGVCIVSDVIMRIHRNT; this comes from the coding sequence ATGAAACCGGTATCAAAAGTAGAAATAATAATCGATTCTCTTGAAGTTGAACATGTCGTTAAGTTTCTCGATGAGATAGGAGTTTCTGGTTATAGTATTATCAATGATGTGGTCGGAAAAGGCCATAGGGGTGTAAGGTCTGGGTATGAATTCGCCGAACTATTTAAAAATAGTTACATAATGGTTGTTTGTGAAGAAAAGGAAATGCACAAGATCGTAGAGGCAATAAGGCCGATTATTAAGAAGTTTGGCGGCGTTTGCATTGTGTCCGATGTTATCATGAGAATACATAGAAATACCTAG
- the atpB gene encoding F0F1 ATP synthase subunit A: protein MSGAGGETESSTELPSFVDFVPVDAHSQFFGLTKHEWVPIIMSATIIIFLGIFSILATRRLRKVPGKLQSFLEIVVEGLENFTKSQMGRAAGPFIPFIGTLFIYIFAMNMLGQIPLFHSPTSNFNTTIALTLIVFFVTHYQGVKNNGIVGYLKHMGGKPIWLAPLVFPLHLMQELLSRPLSLSMRLFGNVMGEDTIIAIFIGISPFLLGFIPLPMHLPMVFLALLGSTIQAMIFSLLASFYIAGAIGIHEDEHH, encoded by the coding sequence GTGTCCGGTGCGGGTGGAGAAACTGAAAGTTCAACCGAACTGCCATCATTTGTTGACTTTGTGCCTGTTGATGCCCATAGTCAATTTTTCGGTTTGACGAAGCATGAGTGGGTGCCAATTATTATGTCAGCCACGATAATCATATTCCTGGGAATATTTTCTATCCTTGCTACAAGAAGATTGCGAAAAGTGCCCGGTAAGCTTCAGTCGTTTTTAGAAATTGTTGTGGAAGGGCTTGAAAATTTTACCAAATCACAGATGGGAAGGGCTGCTGGGCCGTTTATCCCATTTATTGGGACGTTGTTTATCTATATCTTTGCTATGAACATGCTGGGGCAGATACCCCTTTTCCACTCACCGACAAGTAATTTTAATACGACCATTGCTTTAACACTCATCGTTTTTTTTGTTACTCATTATCAGGGAGTTAAAAATAATGGTATCGTGGGTTATCTAAAGCATATGGGGGGTAAACCGATTTGGCTTGCTCCACTGGTTTTTCCCCTGCATCTCATGCAGGAATTGCTTTCACGTCCGCTTTCGTTATCGATGCGTTTGTTTGGTAATGTTATGGGTGAGGATACAATCATTGCGATATTTATAGGGATTTCTCCCTTTCTTTTGGGCTTTATTCCTTTACCTATGCATCTGCCAATGGTTTTTCTTGCATTATTAGGAAGTACCATTCAGGCAATGATTTTTTCTTTACTGGCAAGTTTTTACATCGCGGGTGCAATTGGCATCCACGAAGATGAACATCATTAA
- the atpE gene encoding ATP synthase F0 subunit C, giving the protein MIYFAILALSVALIAIAAFGCALGQGMAVYGATTSIARQPETAGKIQLVMFVGLAFIESLTIYSLMMSFMLLGKLPKTEAVLELIQHAVK; this is encoded by the coding sequence GTGATTTATTTTGCAATATTGGCGTTGTCTGTGGCTTTGATTGCGATTGCTGCTTTTGGATGTGCTCTCGGACAGGGTATGGCTGTATATGGTGCAACTACGAGCATTGCAAGGCAGCCGGAAACGGCAGGGAAAATTCAATTGGTTATGTTTGTTGGTTTGGCGTTTATTGAATCATTAACGATTTATTCACTGATGATGTCCTTTATGCTCCTTGGTAAGTTGCCAAAGACTGAGGCAGTTCTCGAATTAATTCAGCATGCCGTTAAATAA
- the hemL gene encoding glutamate-1-semialdehyde 2,1-aminomutase, translating into MSKIIIEKSKKAFAEAQNFIPGGVNSPVRAFGAVGGTPIFIKSGSGCYLTDVDGNRYVDYVGSWGPLILGHADSRVVKRINEAVANGTSYGAPTELEIKLAQLIKEAMPSMEKVRMVNSGTEATMSAIRLARGFTGRDAVVKFEGCYHGHVDSLLIQAGSGATTLGTPTSPGVPQDFVKHTISLPYNDIDAVNEVCSNRGKDIACIIVEAVAGNMGVVPPKKGYLEGLREITKKHGIVLILDEVMTGFRVAHGGVQSLYHITPDLTTLGKIIGGGLPVGAYGGKKEIMDSISPVGPIYQAGTLSGNPVAMTAGIATLEILKDNQIYKTLEEKSQRLAAGMEKACKDAAVPAYHTRVGSMLCTFFTDQPVTDYATAKKSDTKRYAKFFHGMLERGFYFAPSQFEAVFVSVVHGEKEIDATIDAFKAVMKDF; encoded by the coding sequence ATGTCAAAGATAATTATCGAGAAATCAAAAAAAGCGTTTGCTGAGGCACAGAATTTTATACCGGGCGGGGTTAATAGTCCCGTCAGGGCTTTTGGCGCCGTAGGTGGCACCCCAATTTTTATAAAGTCAGGGTCAGGTTGCTATCTGACCGATGTCGATGGCAACAGGTATGTGGATTATGTGGGTTCATGGGGGCCGCTTATTTTAGGGCATGCAGATTCAAGGGTGGTAAAAAGGATTAACGAAGCGGTAGCCAATGGCACGAGTTATGGTGCGCCAACCGAGTTAGAGATAAAACTTGCCCAGCTTATTAAAGAAGCCATGCCGTCTATGGAAAAGGTGAGAATGGTCAACTCCGGTACAGAGGCTACGATGAGCGCCATCCGTTTGGCGAGGGGATTTACTGGGCGGGACGCAGTAGTTAAATTTGAGGGTTGTTACCATGGGCATGTGGACAGCTTGCTGATACAGGCAGGCTCTGGCGCCACAACGCTAGGGACACCCACCAGTCCTGGTGTTCCGCAAGATTTTGTTAAGCATACGATTTCCCTTCCTTATAACGATATCGATGCGGTAAATGAAGTTTGTTCAAACCGGGGAAAAGACATTGCTTGTATCATTGTTGAGGCAGTTGCCGGGAATATGGGAGTTGTGCCTCCGAAAAAGGGTTATCTTGAAGGGTTGAGAGAAATAACTAAAAAGCATGGTATTGTGCTGATATTGGATGAGGTTATGACTGGTTTCAGGGTTGCGCATGGCGGTGTGCAGTCTCTTTACCATATCACACCTGACTTAACTACGCTGGGAAAGATTATTGGCGGAGGTCTTCCGGTTGGGGCGTATGGTGGTAAGAAGGAGATTATGGATAGTATCTCTCCGGTGGGGCCAATATATCAGGCGGGTACTTTGTCGGGCAATCCCGTAGCTATGACTGCGGGTATTGCCACATTGGAAATACTGAAAGACAATCAAATTTATAAAACTTTGGAAGAAAAATCACAACGGTTGGCTGCGGGTATGGAAAAGGCATGCAAGGATGCAGCGGTGCCTGCCTATCACACCCGTGTAGGCTCGATGCTGTGTACTTTTTTTACCGATCAACCGGTTACGGATTATGCTACTGCCAAAAAAAGTGATACGAAACGATATGCAAAGTTTTTTCACGGCATGCTGGAAAGAGGGTTCTATTTTGCGCCATCGCAGTTTGAGGCAGTTTTTGTGTCGGTTGTTCATGGTGAAAAAGAGATTGATGCAACCATTGATGCCTTTAAGGCTGTAATGAAAGATTTTTAA
- a CDS encoding tetratricopeptide repeat protein translates to MKSYIVIFLGFLLLAPVLSCNKHDTTYPNAGIIYNSTGINDEIHKTAPGSQKTDTQQITDKLKSMNNDDLFQFALTCGNQGNYSEAMTAFHTLLEKEKNYPGLYYYQGLLYRDMGLLDEAICAFQTAINQNPNSAEAYYNLGYAYRCKGLHSEAIPEYRKSLELLPENKTKQKASVHYNLGFSYFSNGLIDDAISEFNKALACKPKDREIHQKLGIAYTAKGWTDKAKDEFSLYHTDDKPAKKIP, encoded by the coding sequence ATGAAAAGTTATATCGTTATCTTCTTGGGTTTTCTTCTTTTAGCTCCTGTGCTAAGTTGCAATAAGCACGACACCACGTATCCCAATGCCGGAATCATTTATAATTCCACCGGCATCAACGATGAAATACATAAAACTGCCCCAGGTTCTCAAAAAACCGACACCCAGCAGATCACCGATAAATTAAAATCCATGAACAACGATGACCTGTTCCAATTTGCGTTGACGTGCGGCAATCAAGGAAACTATTCAGAGGCCATGACTGCATTTCATACACTATTAGAAAAAGAGAAAAATTATCCCGGTCTCTATTATTATCAAGGCTTGTTATACCGGGATATGGGTCTGCTGGATGAAGCTATCTGCGCCTTTCAGACGGCCATTAACCAAAACCCAAATTCGGCAGAAGCCTACTATAATCTAGGCTATGCCTATCGATGCAAGGGATTACACAGTGAGGCCATTCCTGAGTACCGAAAGTCTCTGGAGCTTCTCCCTGAAAATAAAACCAAGCAAAAGGCCTCTGTTCATTACAACCTGGGATTTTCCTACTTCTCTAATGGGCTGATCGATGATGCAATCAGCGAATTCAATAAGGCGCTGGCCTGCAAACCCAAAGACAGGGAAATCCACCAAAAGCTTGGTATTGCTTATACAGCAAAGGGTTGGACGGATAAAGCCAAAGATGAATTTTCGCTTTATCATACGGATGATAAACCAGCAAAGAAAATCCCGTAA
- the purN gene encoding phosphoribosylglycinamide formyltransferase yields MIKKIRLGVLISGGGNTLQNFIDQIEAGKLPATIQIVISSKPNAAGLDRARKHNLCAAIIPYSDYNDIEAFSHAITNELDKHPIDLVVLAGFVHFYKIPEQYKGRVMNIHPGLIPAFCGHNYYGKKVHEAVINYGAKVSGCTVHFADNVYDNGPVIIQRAVPVLEDDTPDTLAARVFKEECEAYPEAIRLFAEGRLKIEGRKVRILNPSETSCL; encoded by the coding sequence ATGATAAAAAAAATACGTTTAGGGGTATTGATCTCTGGCGGTGGCAATACCCTTCAAAACTTTATAGACCAAATAGAGGCAGGGAAATTACCTGCCACAATTCAAATCGTAATAAGCAGCAAACCAAACGCCGCTGGCCTTGACCGAGCGAGAAAGCACAACCTTTGCGCAGCAATCATCCCTTATTCGGATTATAATGATATCGAAGCTTTTAGCCACGCCATTACGAACGAATTGGATAAGCATCCTATCGACCTTGTCGTCCTTGCAGGCTTCGTACATTTTTACAAAATTCCCGAACAGTACAAAGGCAGGGTCATGAATATTCATCCGGGACTTATTCCTGCCTTTTGCGGCCACAATTATTACGGCAAAAAGGTGCATGAGGCTGTCATCAACTATGGTGCAAAGGTTTCCGGATGCACGGTACATTTTGCGGATAATGTGTACGACAACGGCCCCGTAATTATCCAGAGGGCTGTTCCCGTCCTCGAAGATGACACGCCAGACACTCTTGCTGCGCGGGTTTTTAAAGAGGAATGCGAGGCATATCCGGAGGCAATACGCCTCTTTGCAGAGGGCAGATTAAAAATCGAGGGCAGAAAGGTGAGGATTCTCAATCCATCGGAAACGTCCTGCCTTTAA
- a CDS encoding sodium-dependent bicarbonate transport family permease — translation MDIDLIINNLAHPPVLFFFLGMIASFCKSDLKIPDPLPKLFSLYLLLAIGFHGGVELRKTGLTQEVVFALSAAMGMAVIVPIYAFFILRIKLDVYNAAAIAATYGSISAVTYITAVTFLQTLGLEPGGYMVAALALMESPAIVIGIILARLFAPKKENENGFSWSAVFREAFLNGSVLLITGSLLIGLASGEEGWDTLKPFTKDIFKGMLSFFLLDMGLLAAKRIGDLKSAGFFLPPFAIVIPVFNACIGIVLAKLVGLQPENALMLSILCASASYIAVPAAMRLSLPEANPSLFVPMALAITFPFNIIVGIPLYYYLIKRVNELIPAFGG, via the coding sequence ATGGACATTGATCTTATTATAAATAATCTGGCACACCCTCCCGTTCTCTTCTTCTTTCTTGGAATGATCGCGTCATTCTGCAAATCAGACCTGAAGATCCCCGACCCTCTCCCCAAGCTCTTTTCCCTTTACCTATTGCTTGCCATAGGATTTCATGGTGGGGTTGAATTGCGTAAGACCGGGCTTACTCAGGAAGTTGTATTTGCCCTATCCGCGGCCATGGGTATGGCGGTAATTGTGCCAATTTATGCCTTCTTTATCTTAAGAATTAAATTAGATGTTTATAATGCCGCAGCAATTGCCGCTACCTATGGTTCTATAAGCGCGGTGACATATATCACGGCTGTAACCTTTCTTCAGACTTTAGGCCTCGAGCCTGGAGGATACATGGTAGCCGCATTAGCGCTTATGGAGTCGCCAGCGATTGTTATAGGAATTATCCTGGCAAGGCTATTTGCTCCAAAGAAAGAGAACGAAAATGGATTTTCCTGGTCCGCAGTGTTTCGGGAAGCCTTCCTGAATGGTTCTGTGCTGCTTATAACGGGTAGCTTATTGATAGGATTAGCTTCAGGCGAAGAGGGATGGGATACCTTAAAGCCCTTTACCAAGGATATATTTAAAGGCATGCTCAGTTTTTTTCTCCTTGATATGGGACTTTTGGCAGCAAAGAGAATTGGTGATTTAAAAAGTGCTGGATTTTTTTTACCACCTTTTGCTATAGTAATTCCTGTTTTTAATGCTTGTATTGGTATTGTTTTAGCGAAACTTGTCGGTTTGCAGCCGGAAAATGCCCTTATGCTTTCGATTCTCTGTGCAAGCGCTTCATACATTGCGGTTCCTGCTGCTATGAGATTGTCGCTTCCCGAGGCAAATCCGAGCTTGTTTGTTCCCATGGCGTTAGCGATTACGTTCCCGTTTAATATTATAGTAGGAATACCGTTATATTACTATTTAATAAAGAGGGTCAATGAATTGATTCCAGCATTCGGGGGATAA
- the atpF gene encoding F0F1 ATP synthase subunit B yields the protein MDILNTLGINFKSIIIQGVGFLILLFVLKKFLFGKISAMIKARADEVKNTYEKTEKDRAEAERLMLEYQRKLTEAEAEAARRVQDAINEGNRISEEIVKRAKEEVDLIRGKAQEGIEQERKKALTEIRNQVVTLSVLASSRIIKQSISQKTAEKLVDDFIEEIGELSVR from the coding sequence TTGGATATTTTAAATACCCTCGGTATTAATTTTAAATCCATAATCATCCAGGGTGTAGGCTTCTTAATACTGCTTTTTGTTCTCAAGAAGTTTCTTTTCGGTAAGATTTCGGCTATGATTAAGGCCAGAGCTGACGAGGTGAAAAACACGTATGAAAAAACCGAAAAGGACAGGGCAGAGGCTGAGCGACTGATGCTGGAATATCAGAGAAAACTTACTGAAGCGGAAGCAGAGGCTGCAAGAAGGGTTCAGGATGCCATCAACGAAGGGAATCGGATTAGTGAAGAGATTGTTAAGCGTGCCAAGGAAGAGGTTGATCTGATCAGGGGAAAGGCACAGGAAGGTATAGAACAGGAACGGAAGAAGGCCCTGACTGAAATCAGAAATCAGGTGGTAACTCTTTCTGTTTTAGCTTCTTCAAGGATCATCAAGCAATCCATAAGTCAAAAGACGGCAGAAAAACTTGTTGATGACTTTATTGAAGAAATAGGGGAATTGAGTGTTAGATAA
- the atpH gene encoding ATP synthase F1 subunit delta yields the protein MLDKSVAITFINALLEVASKKGLFDQIEKDLDLVCDVVLKHANLKKVLFHPSVSRTSKKELIRNIFGKSVSDLMMNFLCLLIDRRKEGILDFVPDVCKEVTLEKKGVVKATVQVVAPLTGDRLEDFKKQLKKITGKTVELEVVQNPDILGGMVIQIGNKMIDGSVANRLKNLKTKLLSLRTA from the coding sequence GTGTTAGATAAAAGCGTTGCAATTACATTTATTAATGCCCTTTTAGAGGTTGCATCGAAGAAGGGGCTGTTTGATCAGATTGAAAAAGATTTGGATCTTGTTTGTGACGTAGTTTTAAAGCATGCCAACCTTAAGAAAGTATTGTTTCATCCGTCGGTTTCACGAACCAGCAAGAAGGAGTTAATAAGGAACATATTTGGTAAATCGGTTTCAGACCTTATGATGAACTTCTTGTGTTTATTGATTGACCGCAGAAAAGAAGGAATTTTGGATTTTGTCCCGGATGTGTGTAAAGAGGTTACTCTTGAAAAGAAGGGGGTCGTAAAAGCCACGGTACAGGTGGTTGCGCCCTTGACAGGAGATCGGTTGGAAGATTTTAAGAAACAGCTGAAAAAGATTACGGGTAAAACGGTAGAGCTGGAGGTTGTCCAGAATCCGGACATTCTCGGTGGAATGGTAATCCAAATCGGCAACAAGATGATAGATGGAAGTGTTGCAAATAGATTAAAAAATCTAAAAACCAAACTGTTGTCTTTACGCACAGCTTAG
- a CDS encoding M16 family metallopeptidase, with protein sequence MYTYSKELLPNGLRVIYLEIPHIHSVVMSAYIGVGSRYEEEKNLGISHFLEHMLFRGTKLFKNSFELFQAIDNIGGDIDAYTSPEYSAVIIQVHNKHIERGINILGDIIFGQNFRSDDIEIERRIIQEEMRQFVDVKGDYVCIDDMSFSLMWKEGSAEAPLFGDEKTIAALRAKDLNIHYKKFFAPENIVLCISGKFEKDMVAHYVNELFGNAQGKFFGQKPPLKTTQTEPRCLFKKSPSQTVSFKLCHKAYPYKHEKAIIMLLIADVLGGGISSRLSLNVRERLGLVYDITSYPTMFSDVGSIDIYTSTKRENFEKTTKAVMDEVRKLYREGITEQELNQTEERVFSQTQLIMDSPLAMANWFGIEELLITPETPDTPEKQAQKIHNIKLEDVHRTIAEIFIPEKRNFIVVGTYSWLNKKHTIAMLK encoded by the coding sequence ATGTACACTTACAGCAAAGAACTATTACCGAACGGATTGCGTGTAATTTACCTGGAAATACCCCATATCCACTCCGTTGTTATGTCTGCTTATATCGGCGTGGGGTCCAGATATGAAGAAGAAAAGAACCTTGGCATATCACATTTCCTTGAACATATGCTTTTTCGCGGAACGAAGCTTTTCAAAAATTCCTTCGAATTATTCCAGGCCATAGACAATATCGGTGGGGATATTGATGCTTACACATCGCCGGAATATTCCGCAGTGATTATCCAGGTACACAACAAACATATCGAAAGGGGCATAAACATCCTTGGAGACATCATTTTCGGGCAAAATTTCAGATCGGACGATATCGAGATAGAAAGACGTATCATCCAGGAGGAGATGAGGCAGTTCGTTGATGTAAAAGGAGACTATGTATGCATTGACGATATGTCATTTTCATTGATGTGGAAGGAAGGCTCAGCAGAGGCGCCCTTATTCGGAGATGAAAAAACCATCGCGGCCTTACGTGCCAAAGACCTGAATATCCATTATAAAAAATTCTTTGCTCCGGAGAACATCGTTCTCTGTATCAGTGGAAAATTCGAGAAAGATATGGTTGCTCACTATGTCAACGAACTATTCGGAAATGCGCAGGGAAAGTTCTTCGGGCAGAAACCACCTCTGAAAACTACACAAACAGAGCCAAGATGCCTCTTCAAAAAATCTCCATCTCAAACTGTCAGTTTTAAACTCTGCCATAAGGCATATCCGTATAAACACGAAAAAGCCATTATCATGCTTCTCATTGCAGATGTCCTGGGAGGGGGAATCAGTTCCAGATTATCATTGAATGTACGAGAGAGATTGGGGCTGGTCTATGATATCACAAGCTACCCCACCATGTTTTCCGACGTTGGTTCTATTGACATCTATACATCGACAAAAAGGGAAAATTTTGAAAAAACAACTAAGGCCGTTATGGATGAGGTACGCAAACTTTACCGTGAAGGAATCACGGAACAGGAGCTGAACCAGACAGAGGAACGGGTATTCAGCCAGACACAACTCATCATGGACAGCCCACTCGCCATGGCTAACTGGTTTGGCATTGAGGAGCTTCTGATTACCCCGGAAACACCCGATACACCGGAAAAACAGGCACAGAAAATCCACAATATCAAATTGGAAGATGTGCACAGAACTATTGCAGAAATTTTTATACCCGAAAAACGCAATTTTATTGTTGTTGGCACCTATAGTTGGTTAAACAAAAAGCATACGATTGCGATGCTTAAATAG
- a CDS encoding AtpZ/AtpI family protein, with protein MVFVRKDKDNKVYNIAGLIGSFGFTAAGAMAGGYFIGSYLDKKLGTSPWFMLSFILLGIAGSFIEFFKLVKKLLEENKKMIRDEKMAALFFDEGFPDRVFKMSLYLSLVVVAYSLSYMSFMLTLSIAIGCLVSLASCKVLWWTVQQGLWHGRSEIKKFFLKVSILKYFAMGGILFFSCVFLKINIVAMASGLSIVMAVIIMKIGSKLLVNFMNKSIKVSEKGA; from the coding sequence GTGGTCTTTGTCAGAAAGGATAAAGACAATAAGGTGTATAATATCGCCGGGCTTATTGGAAGCTTCGGTTTCACCGCGGCAGGCGCTATGGCAGGTGGATATTTTATCGGGAGTTATTTAGATAAAAAACTCGGTACATCTCCATGGTTCATGCTGTCGTTCATTTTGCTGGGAATTGCCGGAAGTTTCATCGAGTTCTTTAAGCTGGTAAAGAAGCTTTTGGAAGAAAATAAAAAAATGATAAGAGATGAAAAAATGGCCGCTTTGTTCTTTGATGAGGGCTTCCCTGATAGGGTGTTTAAGATGTCCCTCTATTTGTCATTGGTGGTAGTTGCTTATTCCCTGTCCTATATGTCTTTTATGTTGACCTTAAGCATTGCAATAGGCTGCCTTGTAAGCCTTGCTTCGTGTAAGGTACTCTGGTGGACGGTGCAGCAAGGGTTGTGGCACGGGAGGAGCGAAATTAAAAAATTTTTCTTAAAGGTGAGTATTTTAAAGTATTTTGCCATGGGTGGAATATTATTTTTCTCCTGTGTATTTCTGAAGATCAATATAGTTGCTATGGCGTCCGGTTTGAGTATTGTTATGGCGGTGATTATTATGAAGATTGGTAGTAAATTGCTGGTAAATTTTATGAACAAGTCGATTAAAGTGAGTGAGAAAGGAGCGTAG